A section of the Stenotrophomonas acidaminiphila genome encodes:
- a CDS encoding endonuclease, with translation MRARIPLFFPGVVLAACSLVSTPAFAWGAQGHRLVARIAETRLDPVAAAEVQRLLATEPGATLASIAPWADQLRAGDPDLGKRSAGWHYINMAEDGCTYDPPKHCRDGDCVVEAMKAQSARLADRSLSDAERLQALKFVVHLAGDLHQPMHAGYGHDKGGNTYQLQFNERGTNLHSLWDSGMFYALQLDDEHYLQRLQALPAPADVGAPQLQRDATRWAEQSCAIATRPGIYPSNRKVGDAYASTWRPVAEAQLRLAGERLAALLNELLD, from the coding sequence ATCCGCGCCCGCATTCCCCTGTTTTTCCCCGGCGTCGTCCTGGCCGCCTGCTCCCTGGTCTCCACACCCGCCTTCGCCTGGGGCGCGCAGGGCCACCGCCTGGTCGCGCGCATCGCCGAAACCCGCCTGGACCCCGTCGCGGCAGCGGAAGTGCAGCGCCTGCTCGCCACCGAGCCCGGCGCCACCCTGGCCAGCATCGCACCGTGGGCCGACCAACTGCGGGCCGGCGACCCGGACCTGGGCAAGCGCTCGGCCGGCTGGCACTACATCAACATGGCCGAGGACGGCTGTACCTACGATCCGCCCAAACACTGCCGCGACGGCGACTGCGTGGTCGAGGCAATGAAGGCGCAGAGCGCACGCCTGGCCGACCGCAGCCTCAGCGACGCCGAGCGCCTGCAGGCGCTCAAGTTCGTCGTGCACCTGGCCGGCGACCTGCACCAGCCGATGCACGCCGGCTACGGTCACGACAAGGGCGGCAACACCTACCAGCTGCAGTTCAACGAGCGCGGCACCAACCTGCACTCGCTGTGGGACAGCGGCATGTTCTACGCCCTGCAGCTGGACGACGAGCACTACCTGCAGCGCCTGCAGGCACTGCCCGCGCCGGCGGACGTCGGCGCACCGCAGCTGCAACGCGATGCCACCCGCTGGGCCGAACAGAGCTGCGCCATCGCCACCCGCCCGGGCATCTACCCCAGCAACCGCAAGGTCGGCGACGCGTACGCCTCCACCTGGCGCCCGGTGGCCGAGGCGCAGCTGCGCCTGGCTGGCGAGCGGCTGGCGGCGCTGTTGAACGAACTGCTGGATTAA
- a CDS encoding glyoxalase codes for MKRVTGIGGIFFKARDPAALAAWYRDHLGLDVGDWNGAVFPWGGEGSAPGMTIWSPFAANTAYMAPGTASFMVNFRVADLDALLPALRAEGCDVVDRTEVSEQGKFGWVIDPEGNKVELWEPPTGQ; via the coding sequence ATGAAGCGCGTGACCGGTATCGGCGGCATCTTCTTCAAGGCCAGGGACCCGGCCGCGCTGGCAGCCTGGTACCGCGACCACCTCGGGCTCGATGTCGGTGACTGGAACGGTGCGGTCTTCCCGTGGGGTGGCGAGGGCAGTGCGCCGGGCATGACGATCTGGAGCCCGTTCGCGGCCAACACGGCCTACATGGCGCCAGGCACGGCGTCCTTCATGGTCAACTTCCGCGTCGCCGACCTGGATGCGCTGCTGCCGGCGTTGCGTGCCGAGGGCTGCGACGTCGTCGACCGGACCGAAGTCTCCGAGCAGGGCAAGTTCGGCTGGGTCATCGACCCGGAGGGCAACAAGGTCGAACTGTGGGAGCCGCCGACGGGGCAATAG
- a CDS encoding BlaI/MecI/CopY family transcriptional regulator gives MRISEAEAVVMEALWESHPLSAEDVVARLGGRNGWAEATVKTLLNRLLNKGAISATKEGRRYLYVPQVAREAWLLEESSSLLERLFDGRVAPLVAHFSQHRKLSRDDVAELRRLLEELDDDQS, from the coding sequence ATCCGGATCAGCGAGGCCGAAGCGGTGGTGATGGAGGCCCTGTGGGAGTCGCACCCGCTTTCCGCCGAGGACGTGGTCGCCCGCCTGGGCGGCCGCAACGGCTGGGCCGAGGCCACCGTCAAGACCCTGCTCAACCGCCTGCTCAACAAGGGCGCGATCAGCGCGACGAAAGAGGGGCGGCGCTATCTGTATGTACCGCAGGTGGCGCGCGAGGCGTGGCTGCTGGAGGAAAGCAGCAGCCTGCTCGAGCGCCTGTTCGACGGGCGCGTGGCGCCGCTGGTGGCGCATTTCAGCCAGCACCGGAAATTGAGCCGCGACGACGTGGCCGAACTGCGCAGGCTGCTGGAGGAGCTCGACGATGATCAGTCTTGA
- a CDS encoding transketolase gives MTQPTRRQLANAIRFLAADAVQAANSGHPGMPMGMADIAEVLWNDYLRHNPNNPKWFNRDRFVLSNGHGSMLQYALLHLSGYDLPIEQLKAFRQLGSRTAGHPERHETPGVETTTGPLGQGFANAVGFALAEKLLAQRYNRPEFEVVDHRTWVFMGDGCLMEGISHEAASLAGTWGLGKLVCFWDDNNISIDGEVEGWFTDDTPARFESYGWNVVRGVDGHDPESIKAGIDAALSQFDRPTLICCKTTIGFGSPNKAGQESSHGAPLGKDELDATRKALDWPYGPFEIPEEIYAGWRAGGTGTLRQAEWEQLFDKYAAQFPAEAGELTRRSHGELPADFIARADAYIAQVQAEAPTIASRKASQNAIQAFAPLLPEIVGGSADLAGSNLTLWKGAHTVVGEDPQANYVHYGVREFGMSAIANGLALHGGFLPFDATFLVFSDYARNALRMSALIPAQVIHVFTHDSIGLGEDGPTHQPVEHIASLRYIPNNDVWRPCDATESAVSWKAAIVRRDNPSCLIFSRQNLAPQPRSAEQVKLIERGGYVLADAAGTPDVILIGTGSEVGLAMAAKAELDAAGIKTRVVSMPSTNVFDRQDAAYRESVLPHAVRARVAVEAGVTGFWRQYVGLDGAVVGLDSFGASAPADKLYQHFGITTEAVVAAARAQLAQ, from the coding sequence ATGACGCAGCCCACCCGCCGCCAGTTGGCGAACGCCATCCGTTTCCTCGCCGCCGATGCGGTGCAAGCCGCCAACTCCGGCCACCCCGGCATGCCGATGGGCATGGCCGACATCGCCGAAGTGCTCTGGAACGACTACCTCCGGCACAACCCGAACAACCCGAAGTGGTTCAACCGCGACCGCTTCGTGCTGTCCAACGGCCACGGCTCGATGCTGCAGTACGCGCTGCTGCACCTGAGCGGCTATGACCTGCCGATCGAGCAGCTCAAGGCGTTCCGCCAGCTCGGCAGCAGGACCGCCGGGCACCCGGAGCGCCATGAAACCCCGGGCGTGGAAACCACCACCGGCCCGCTGGGCCAGGGCTTCGCCAATGCGGTGGGCTTCGCGCTCGCCGAAAAGCTGCTGGCGCAGCGCTACAACCGCCCGGAATTCGAAGTCGTCGACCACCGCACCTGGGTGTTCATGGGCGACGGCTGCCTGATGGAAGGCATCTCGCACGAAGCCGCCTCGCTGGCCGGCACCTGGGGCCTGGGCAAGCTGGTCTGCTTCTGGGACGACAACAACATCTCCATCGACGGCGAAGTGGAAGGCTGGTTCACCGACGACACCCCGGCGCGCTTCGAGTCCTACGGCTGGAACGTGGTGCGTGGCGTCGACGGCCACGACCCGGAGAGCATCAAGGCGGGCATCGACGCGGCGCTGTCGCAGTTCGACAGGCCGACCCTGATCTGCTGCAAGACCACCATCGGGTTTGGTTCGCCGAACAAGGCCGGCCAGGAATCCAGCCACGGCGCGCCGCTGGGCAAGGACGAGCTGGACGCCACCCGCAAGGCGCTGGACTGGCCGTATGGCCCGTTCGAGATTCCCGAGGAGATCTACGCCGGCTGGCGCGCGGGCGGCACCGGCACCCTGCGCCAGGCCGAATGGGAGCAGTTGTTCGACAAGTACGCCGCGCAGTTCCCGGCCGAGGCCGGGGAGCTGACCCGCCGCTCGCATGGCGAGCTGCCGGCCGACTTCATCGCCCGCGCCGATGCCTATATCGCCCAGGTGCAGGCCGAGGCGCCGACCATCGCCTCGCGCAAGGCTTCGCAGAACGCGATCCAGGCGTTCGCGCCGCTGCTGCCGGAAATCGTCGGCGGCTCGGCCGACCTGGCCGGCTCCAACCTGACCCTGTGGAAGGGCGCGCACACCGTGGTCGGCGAGGACCCGCAGGCCAACTACGTGCACTACGGCGTGCGTGAGTTCGGCATGAGCGCGATCGCCAACGGCCTGGCGCTGCACGGCGGCTTCCTGCCGTTCGACGCCACCTTCCTGGTGTTCAGCGACTACGCCCGCAACGCGCTGCGCATGAGCGCGCTGATCCCGGCGCAGGTCATCCACGTGTTCACCCACGACTCCATCGGCCTTGGCGAGGACGGCCCGACCCACCAGCCGGTCGAGCACATCGCCTCGCTGCGCTACATCCCCAACAACGACGTCTGGCGCCCGTGCGACGCCACCGAGTCGGCGGTGAGCTGGAAGGCGGCGATCGTGCGCCGTGACAACCCCAGCTGCCTGATCTTCAGTCGCCAGAACCTGGCTCCGCAGCCGCGCAGCGCCGAGCAGGTCAAGCTGATCGAACGCGGCGGCTACGTGCTGGCCGACGCCGCCGGCACGCCGGACGTGATCCTGATCGGCACCGGCTCGGAAGTGGGCCTGGCCATGGCCGCCAAGGCCGAGCTGGACGCGGCCGGCATCAAGACCCGCGTGGTGTCGATGCCGTCGACCAACGTGTTCGACCGCCAGGACGCGGCCTACCGCGAGTCGGTGCTGCCGCACGCGGTGCGCGCACGCGTGGCGGTGGAAGCCGGCGTCACCGGTTTCTGGCGCCAGTATGTGGGCCTGGATGGCGCGGTGGTCGGGCTGGACAGCTTCGGTGCCTCGGCCCCGGCTGACAAGCTGTACCAGCACTTCGGCATCACCACCGAGGCGGTGGTCGCCGCGGCCCGGGCGCAGCTGGCGCAGTAA
- a CDS encoding acetyl-CoA hydrolase has translation MPHHVTDPDAAAAWLLARVEGPLRIAAPLALGKPHRLLNALYARVGVDPSRPLQLYTALSLDPPHAAGDGLEARFLRPFVARHFGADFPRLAYARDMARDALPAHVQVEEFYMQSGALLGSSQAQRAYTSLNYTHVAAALAQRAPHAIVQKVARREGSTRLSLSCNNDLTQDTIDAVIARGLPRPLLIAEIDPELPWLGGSATVDAAFFDLVLTPPGPYPKLFGLPRQPVNDAEYAIGLYASTLVRDGGTLQIGIGALADALSHALVLRHTDNARYRRVLHALDPTLAEHPLVREIGGLEPFETGLYGCSEMLNEGFRKLVQSGVIRRKVHDDLALMQRLANGSAYTADHARLAEEGEYLHGAFYLGSPELYDWLRHLPADECRAIGMRRISEINQLYGGDETLQRLQRRQARFFNSCMMATALGAAVSDALEDGRVVSGVGGQYNFVAMAHALPDARSVLMFRAVRDDAGSARCNVRWNYGHTTIPRHLRDIFINEYGIADLRGITDEDCVVAMAGITDAAFQAPLLQQAKRAKKLAAGFVAPAHWQRNRAAVLSAALAPFRRDGSLPDYPLGSDFTPVEQDLLRALQWLKSNTGSTGGKLRTVLAALRQRRGDNDAMYLQRMGLERPDGPASWLDTRLLRLALARTARA, from the coding sequence ATGCCCCACCATGTGACCGACCCCGATGCCGCCGCGGCGTGGTTGCTGGCCCGCGTCGAAGGGCCGCTGCGCATCGCCGCGCCGCTGGCGCTGGGCAAGCCGCACCGACTGCTCAACGCACTCTACGCGCGCGTCGGGGTGGACCCGTCGCGCCCATTGCAGCTGTACACCGCGCTCTCGCTCGATCCGCCGCATGCCGCCGGCGATGGACTGGAGGCACGCTTCCTGCGTCCGTTCGTGGCGCGTCATTTCGGCGCGGACTTCCCGCGCCTGGCCTATGCACGCGACATGGCGCGTGATGCGCTGCCCGCGCATGTGCAGGTGGAAGAGTTCTACATGCAGTCCGGCGCGCTGCTGGGTTCATCGCAGGCACAACGTGCCTACACCAGCCTCAACTACACCCACGTCGCCGCCGCCTTGGCCCAGCGCGCACCGCACGCCATCGTGCAGAAGGTCGCGCGGCGCGAGGGCAGCACCCGGCTGTCGCTGTCGTGCAACAACGATCTCACCCAGGACACGATCGATGCAGTCATCGCGCGTGGCCTGCCACGTCCGCTGCTGATCGCCGAGATCGACCCCGAGCTGCCCTGGCTGGGCGGCAGCGCCACGGTCGACGCGGCGTTCTTCGACCTGGTGCTGACCCCGCCCGGGCCCTACCCGAAGCTGTTCGGCCTGCCGCGGCAGCCGGTCAACGATGCCGAGTACGCCATCGGCCTGTATGCCAGCACGCTGGTGCGCGACGGCGGCACCCTGCAGATCGGCATCGGCGCGCTGGCCGACGCGCTCAGCCACGCGCTGGTGCTGCGCCACACCGACAATGCCCGCTACCGACGGGTGCTGCACGCGCTCGATCCGACGCTGGCGGAGCATCCGCTGGTGCGCGAAATTGGCGGGCTGGAGCCGTTCGAAACCGGCCTGTACGGATGCAGCGAGATGCTCAACGAAGGCTTCCGCAAGCTGGTGCAGAGCGGCGTGATCCGGCGCAAGGTGCATGACGACCTGGCGCTGATGCAGCGCCTGGCCAACGGCAGCGCCTACACCGCCGACCACGCCCGGCTGGCCGAGGAAGGCGAGTATCTCCACGGCGCGTTCTATCTGGGCTCGCCGGAGCTCTACGACTGGCTGCGGCACCTGCCCGCCGACGAATGCCGGGCCATCGGCATGCGCCGCATCAGCGAGATCAACCAGCTCTATGGCGGCGACGAAACCCTGCAGCGGCTGCAGCGCCGGCAGGCGCGCTTCTTCAACTCCTGCATGATGGCCACCGCGCTCGGCGCGGCGGTGTCCGATGCGCTGGAGGATGGCCGCGTGGTGTCCGGCGTCGGCGGCCAGTACAACTTCGTGGCCATGGCGCACGCGCTGCCCGATGCGCGCAGTGTGTTGATGTTCCGCGCCGTGCGCGATGATGCGGGGAGTGCCCGGTGCAACGTGCGCTGGAACTACGGCCACACCACCATCCCGCGGCACCTGCGCGACATTTTCATCAACGAGTACGGCATCGCCGACCTGCGCGGCATCACCGACGAGGACTGCGTGGTCGCGATGGCCGGCATCACCGACGCCGCCTTCCAGGCGCCCCTGCTGCAACAGGCGAAGCGGGCGAAGAAGCTGGCGGCCGGCTTCGTCGCGCCCGCGCACTGGCAGCGCAATCGCGCCGCTGTCCTGTCCGCGGCGCTGGCGCCGTTCCGCCGCGACGGCAGCCTGCCCGACTACCCGCTGGGCAGCGATTTCACCCCGGTCGAGCAGGACCTGCTGCGCGCCCTGCAGTGGTTGAAGAGCAACACCGGCAGCACCGGTGGCAAGCTGCGCACCGTGCTTGCGGCCCTGCGCCAGCGACGCGGCGACAACGATGCCATGTACCTGCAGCGCATGGGACTTGAGCGGCCGGACGGTCCGGCCAGCTGGCTGGACACGCGCCTGCTGCGGCTGGCGCTGGCGCGCACCGCGCGGGCCTGA
- a CDS encoding type I glyceraldehyde-3-phosphate dehydrogenase: MAIKVGINGFGRIGRNVLRSAVLNFGNDIEVVAINDLLEPDYLAYMLKYDSVHGRFKADVAIEGGHLLVNGKKIRLTQERDPANLKWDEAGVDVVIESTGLFLTKEAAQKHIDAGAKKVIMSAPSKDDTPMFVFGVNDKTYAGQAIISNASCTTNCLAPLAKVINDKWGIKRGLMTTVHAATATQKTVDGPSNKDWRGGRGILENIIPSSTGAAKAVGVVIPELNKKLTGMSFRVPTSDVSVVDLTVELEKPATYAEICAEVKAQSEGPLKGVLGYTEDKVVATDFRGETHTSVFDAEAGIALDSTFVKLVSWYDNEWGYSNKCLEMVRVVAA, from the coding sequence ATGGCAATCAAGGTCGGCATCAACGGTTTCGGTCGCATCGGGCGCAACGTACTGCGCTCGGCAGTGTTGAACTTCGGCAACGACATCGAGGTCGTGGCCATCAACGATCTGCTGGAGCCGGATTACCTGGCCTACATGCTCAAGTACGACTCCGTGCACGGCCGCTTCAAGGCCGATGTCGCCATCGAAGGCGGCCACCTGCTGGTCAACGGCAAGAAGATCCGCCTGACCCAGGAGCGCGACCCGGCCAACCTGAAGTGGGACGAGGCGGGCGTGGACGTGGTGATCGAATCCACCGGCCTGTTCCTGACCAAGGAAGCCGCGCAGAAGCACATCGATGCCGGCGCGAAGAAGGTGATCATGTCGGCGCCGTCCAAGGACGACACGCCGATGTTCGTGTTCGGCGTCAACGACAAGACCTATGCCGGCCAGGCGATCATCTCCAACGCCTCGTGCACCACCAACTGCCTGGCGCCGCTGGCCAAGGTCATCAATGACAAGTGGGGCATCAAGCGCGGCCTGATGACCACCGTGCACGCGGCCACCGCCACCCAGAAGACCGTCGACGGCCCGTCCAACAAGGACTGGCGCGGCGGCCGTGGCATCCTCGAGAACATCATTCCCTCGTCCACCGGCGCGGCCAAGGCCGTGGGCGTGGTGATCCCGGAGCTCAACAAGAAGCTCACCGGCATGAGCTTCCGCGTGCCGACCTCGGACGTGTCGGTGGTCGACCTGACCGTCGAGCTGGAGAAGCCGGCCACCTACGCCGAGATCTGCGCCGAAGTGAAGGCCCAGAGCGAGGGCCCGCTGAAGGGCGTGCTGGGCTACACCGAGGACAAGGTCGTGGCCACCGATTTCCGCGGCGAGACCCATACCTCGGTGTTCGACGCCGAAGCCGGCATCGCGCTGGACTCCACCTTCGTCAAGCTGGTCAGCTGGTACGACAACGAGTGGGGCTACTCCAACAAGTGCCTGGAGATGGTGCGCGTGGTCGCGGCCTGA
- a CDS encoding ATPase, translating into MAAPGSRLPATEGIAPSLAELIALRRAAMPARGPRRGRRGASARALSAQRGRGMEYAESREYVAGDDARHIDWKLSARTGFTHTKTFQAERERLTLLVADTAPALYFGTRVRFKSVQAARAGAVAAWSALRDGDRVAALCAGGGAALVPPAGGMRGVLRVLDALVRWYGAAAVDDAGLQPALERAARLLHPGARVLVLADPGSALAVAPATWSALSMHVDVRLLLLVDPLEMRPPHCVLPVLAPGARMELDLAAGATRDAWHAAFVAPVEALCRSLPGRRIQVQVLASDDASDAWLAPTAARSGR; encoded by the coding sequence ATCGCGGCCCCCGGTTCCCGGCTCCCCGCGACCGAGGGCATCGCCCCTTCGCTGGCCGAGCTGATCGCGCTGCGGCGTGCGGCGATGCCGGCGCGTGGCCCGCGTCGCGGCCGGCGCGGCGCGTCCGCGCGCGCGCTCTCCGCGCAGCGTGGGCGCGGCATGGAATATGCCGAATCGCGCGAGTACGTGGCCGGCGACGATGCCCGCCACATCGACTGGAAACTCAGTGCGCGCACCGGCTTCACCCACACCAAGACCTTCCAGGCCGAGCGCGAACGGCTGACCCTGCTGGTGGCCGATACCGCACCGGCGCTGTACTTCGGCACCCGGGTGCGGTTCAAGTCGGTGCAGGCCGCGCGCGCCGGCGCGGTCGCGGCCTGGTCGGCGCTGCGCGACGGCGACCGCGTGGCGGCGCTGTGCGCGGGCGGAGGGGCCGCGCTGGTGCCGCCGGCCGGGGGCATGCGCGGGGTCCTGCGCGTACTCGATGCGCTGGTGCGCTGGTACGGCGCGGCGGCAGTGGATGACGCAGGCCTGCAGCCGGCACTCGAGCGTGCGGCGCGCCTGCTGCACCCGGGCGCGCGGGTGCTGGTGCTGGCCGACCCGGGCAGCGCCCTTGCCGTGGCCCCGGCCACCTGGTCGGCGCTGTCGATGCACGTGGACGTACGCCTGCTGCTGCTGGTCGATCCGCTGGAGATGCGGCCGCCCCACTGCGTGTTGCCGGTGCTGGCGCCGGGCGCGCGCATGGAGCTGGACCTGGCCGCCGGCGCCACGCGCGATGCCTGGCACGCGGCGTTCGTCGCCCCGGTGGAAGCGCTGTGCCGGTCATTGCCCGGGCGCAGGATCCAGGTGCAGGTGCTGGCATCGGACGACGCCAGCGACGCCTGGCTGGCGCCTACCGCGGCGCGGAGCGGCCGGTGA
- a CDS encoding phosphoglycerate kinase, with the protein MSIVRMTDLDLAGKRVLIRQDLNVPIDENGRITSEQRITASLPTLKRALAQGAAVMVTSHLGRPKEGTWSQADSLAPVAARLSELLGVDVPLVRDWVDGVEVAPGSLVLLENCRMNVGEGKDDEALSKKYAALCDVFVMDAFGTAHRAQASTHGVIRFAPVAAGGPLLMAELDALDKALANPARPLLAIVAGSKVSTKLELLSSLVGKVDQLIVGGGIANTFIAAEGHGVGKSLVENDLLETARGIDAAAKARGAEIPLPVDVVVAPAFAADAPATVKAVDAVGADDMILDIGPQTAAHYAALIARAGTVVWNGPVGVFEFDAFGKGTEALARAIAASDAFSIAGGGDTLAAVDKYGIADKVSYISTGGGAFLEFLEGKTLPAVAALEARGA; encoded by the coding sequence ATGTCCATCGTCCGCATGACCGACCTCGACCTCGCCGGCAAGCGCGTGCTGATCCGCCAGGATCTGAACGTGCCGATCGACGAGAACGGCAGGATCACGTCCGAACAGCGCATCACCGCCTCGTTGCCGACGCTGAAGCGGGCGCTGGCCCAGGGCGCGGCGGTGATGGTCACCTCGCACCTGGGGCGGCCGAAGGAAGGCACGTGGAGCCAGGCCGATTCGCTGGCGCCGGTGGCCGCGCGCCTGTCCGAACTGCTGGGCGTGGACGTGCCGCTGGTCAGGGACTGGGTGGACGGCGTGGAGGTGGCCCCGGGCAGCCTCGTGCTGCTGGAGAACTGCCGCATGAACGTGGGCGAGGGCAAGGACGATGAAGCCCTGTCGAAGAAGTACGCCGCGCTGTGCGACGTGTTCGTGATGGACGCGTTCGGCACCGCGCACCGCGCGCAGGCCTCGACCCATGGCGTGATCCGCTTCGCCCCGGTCGCCGCCGGCGGGCCGCTGTTGATGGCCGAGCTGGATGCGCTGGACAAGGCCCTGGCCAACCCGGCGCGGCCGCTGCTGGCGATCGTCGCCGGCTCCAAGGTCTCGACCAAGCTCGAACTGCTCTCCAGCCTGGTCGGCAAGGTGGACCAGCTGATCGTCGGCGGTGGCATCGCCAATACCTTCATCGCCGCCGAAGGCCACGGCGTGGGCAAGTCGCTGGTGGAGAACGACCTGCTGGAAACGGCGCGCGGCATCGATGCCGCGGCCAAGGCGCGCGGCGCCGAGATCCCGCTGCCGGTCGACGTGGTGGTGGCGCCGGCGTTTGCCGCCGACGCACCGGCAACGGTCAAGGCGGTCGATGCGGTGGGCGCCGACGACATGATCCTGGATATCGGCCCGCAGACCGCCGCGCACTACGCCGCGCTGATCGCCAGGGCCGGCACGGTGGTATGGAACGGCCCGGTCGGCGTGTTCGAGTTCGATGCCTTCGGCAAGGGCACCGAAGCGCTGGCCCGCGCCATCGCCGCATCCGACGCGTTCTCCATCGCCGGCGGTGGCGACACCCTGGCCGCGGTGGACAAGTACGGCATCGCCGACAAGGTCAGCTACATCTCCACCGGCGGCGGCGCGTTCCTGGAATTCCTCGAGGG
- a CDS encoding dicarboxylate/amino acid:cation symporter, whose amino-acid sequence MPHAHASSKPSMPLHIKVLLGFMLGTIVGLVAHATSADAAWVNTTIDYVTQPFGQIFLNLLFMLVVPLMFSALVLGVAELGDIASLGRLGWKTLNYTAVVTALAVGIGLLCVNLLQPGTHMEPALVEQAMSSAKTGEIVSKGNELRLMDLLVNIVPHNIVNAMGDDSKKLGIVFFALMIGIGLVMKPTAGTTAFKNAVQGLFEVCMHLIGMFIKLAPFAVAAFMFNLTARLGWDVIQSLMWFVVTVLLAIAIHGFIVLPLWVRLLGGMSARSFFRGTQEATLTAFATASSSATLPVTLRVAEENLKLPRKVSRFVLTVGASANHHGTALFEGITVLFLAQVYGLHLGMPQQLMVLLLCILGGIGTAGIPSGSLPVIAMICGIIGIKPEGIGIILGVNTFLDMCRTSLNVTGDLATAVVVSHRSGVTDEEVPEVADNAGHH is encoded by the coding sequence ATGCCCCACGCCCACGCGTCAAGCAAGCCCTCCATGCCGTTGCACATCAAAGTGCTGCTGGGGTTCATGTTGGGCACCATCGTGGGCCTGGTGGCGCACGCCACTTCCGCCGATGCGGCGTGGGTGAACACCACCATCGATTACGTCACCCAGCCGTTCGGGCAGATCTTCCTCAACCTGCTGTTCATGCTGGTGGTGCCGCTGATGTTCTCGGCGCTGGTGCTGGGCGTGGCCGAGCTGGGCGACATCGCCTCGCTGGGCCGGCTGGGCTGGAAAACCCTGAACTACACCGCGGTGGTGACCGCGCTGGCGGTCGGCATCGGCCTGTTGTGCGTCAACCTGCTGCAGCCCGGCACGCACATGGAGCCGGCCCTGGTCGAACAGGCCATGAGCAGCGCCAAGACCGGTGAGATCGTCAGCAAGGGCAACGAACTGCGGCTGATGGACCTGCTGGTCAACATCGTGCCGCACAACATCGTCAACGCGATGGGCGACGACAGCAAGAAGCTGGGCATCGTGTTCTTCGCGCTGATGATCGGCATCGGCCTGGTGATGAAGCCGACCGCGGGCACCACCGCGTTCAAGAACGCCGTGCAGGGCCTGTTCGAGGTGTGCATGCACCTGATCGGCATGTTCATCAAGCTGGCGCCGTTCGCGGTGGCGGCCTTCATGTTCAACCTGACCGCGCGGCTCGGCTGGGACGTGATCCAGAGCCTGATGTGGTTCGTGGTGACCGTGCTGCTGGCGATCGCCATCCACGGCTTCATCGTGCTGCCGCTGTGGGTGCGGCTGCTGGGCGGCATGTCGGCGCGCAGCTTCTTCCGCGGCACCCAGGAAGCCACGCTGACCGCCTTCGCCACCGCCTCCTCGTCGGCCACGCTGCCGGTGACCCTGCGCGTGGCCGAGGAGAACCTGAAGCTGCCGCGCAAGGTCTCGCGTTTCGTGCTGACCGTCGGCGCCTCCGCCAACCACCACGGCACCGCGCTGTTCGAAGGCATCACCGTGCTGTTCCTGGCGCAGGTCTACGGCCTGCACCTGGGCATGCCGCAGCAGCTGATGGTGCTGCTGCTGTGCATCCTCGGCGGCATCGGTACCGCCGGCATCCCGTCCGGTTCGCTGCCGGTGATCGCGATGATCTGCGGCATCATCGGCATCAAGCCCGAGGGCATCGGCATCATCCTGGGCGTCAACACCTTCCTGGACATGTGCCGCACCTCGCTCAACGTCACCGGCGACCTCGCCACCGCGGTGGTGGTCTCGCACCGCAGCGGCGTGACCGACGAGGAAGTGCCGGAAGTGGCGGACAACGCCGGCCACCACTGA